The Diospyros lotus cultivar Yz01 chromosome 15, ASM1463336v1, whole genome shotgun sequence genome has a window encoding:
- the LOC127791454 gene encoding peroxidase 3-like: MATMCHSGMLVLAVLAFIGFAQADLQMNFYAKSCPNAEKIVVDYVNKHIPSAPSLAAALLRMHFHDCFVRGCDASVLLNFTAESGSATEKTANPNLTLRGFDFIDRVKSLLEAECPSIVSCADIVALVARDSIVATGGPTWKVPTGRRDGSISSAQEAVKNIPRPTFNLTQLESNFSSKGLDVKDLVLLSGAHTVGVAHCLSFSDRLYNFTGHGDEDPSLDSEYAANLKARKCKTPTDNTTIVEMDPGSSKIFDLSYYRLLLKRMGLFHSDAALTTSSTTTEYINELLSGSLSFFSEFASSMEKMGRIEVKTGSDGEIRKKCALVNS; the protein is encoded by the exons ATGGCTACAATGTGCCATTCTGGGATGCTGGTTTTGGCAGTTTTGGCATTCATAGGCTTTGCTCAAGCAGATTTGCAGATGAATTTCTATGCCAAGAGCTGCCCCAATGCTGAGAAAATTGTGGTGGACTATGTCAACAAGCACATCCCCAGTGCTCCCTCTTTGGCAGCTGCCCTGTTAAGAATGCACTTCCATGATTGCTTTGTCAGG GGCTGTGATGCATCAGTTCTTTTAAATTTCACGGCTGAATCGGGTAGCGCAACTGAAAAGACAGCGAATCCCAACCTAACGCTAAGGGGATTCGACTTCATCGACAGAGTGAAGAGCTTGTTGGAAGCTGAGTGCCCTTCCATAGTTTCCTGTGCAGACATAGTTGCCTTGGTTGCAAGAGATTCCATTGTTGCCACT GGTGGGCCTACTTGGAAAGTTCCAACTGGGAGAAGAGATGGATCCATCTCAAGTGCCCAAGAAGCCGTAAAGAACATCCCCCGACCAACTTTCAACTTGACCCAACTTGAATCAAATTTTTCCAGCAAAGGACTTGATGTTAAAGACCTTGTCTTGCTATCTG GAGCTCACACAGTTGGAGTTGCACACTGCCTATCATTCTCCGATAGGCTGTACAATTTTACGGGACATGGGGATGAAGATCCATCTCTGGATAGTGAATACGCAGCAAATTTAAAGGCCAGAAAATGCAAGACACCAACTGATAACACCACCATTGTTGAGATGGATCCAGGCAGCTCCAAGATATTTGATCTTAGCTACTATAGGCTTCTCTTGAAGAGGATGGGTCTGTTCCATTCTGATGCAGCTTTAACAACAAGCTCGACCACAACTGAGTATATCAATGAACTTCTTTCGGGATCGCTCAGTTTCTTCTCCGAATTTGCCTCATCCATGGAGAAAATGGGAAGGATTGAGGTTAAGACTGGATCCGATGGAGAGATTAGGAAGAAATGTGCATTGGTGAACAGCTAA